One genomic segment of Desulforamulus reducens MI-1 includes these proteins:
- the mutS gene encoding DNA mismatch repair protein MutS: MMQQYLDIKKQHPNTILFFRLGDFYEMFFEDAKLASQELEITLTGRDAGEPERVPMCGVPFHAADSYISKLIEKGYKVAICEQVEDPKVTKGIVKREVIRVITPGTLMDGSMLSEKDNNYLVAISQTSSNNCGMAVADLSTGLFQVTEMEGHWSLESLLDEILRLTPREVLLTPDLKKHEKTVQAFNFLPSTVFTTLEETQQVSDYIELLNNQFGQKVSAVYKDRPAVCMAAGILLQYLINTQKRQLNHITEITAYSPRAYMMLDGIARRNLEISKSLRDGDKRGTLLWVLDATKTAMGGRMLKNWLEQPLIDTLKIQERLDAVEELVNSILLREEISGALKQIYDLERLAARAAYGSANGRDMIALRGSLEKLPFIHDALAAVSSTRLKRIYTEFNTLSDLRKVLDLALAENPPVSLRDGGLIKDGFDQEVDQLRNAARDGKTWLAGLEAREKENTGIKNLKVGFNKVFGYYLEVTRANLSMVPEYYQRRQTLANAERFITPELKEYESMILGAEDRLVELEYNLFVAIRAKVAAEVSSIQKTAALLSEIDALVSLAEVAVRNGFVRPEVTDNGIIEIKDGRHPVVENTQGLGGFVPNDTYLDIKEERLCLITGPNMGGKSTYQRQVALIVLMAQVGSFVPAQRARIGIVDRIFARVGASDDLTSGQSTFMVEMYETKQIIDHATAKSLVIIDELGRGTSNLEGMAIAQSVIEFLHDEVGCRTLFSTHYHELAELEGLLRGLKNYATAVKEQGDEVVFLRKVVRSKASKSYGVHCARLAGLPTSIIRRASELVMQLEFHQRAAQEVVAGKTQIAAASEQLAMFTPQEDQVKEEILALNLTNMTPLESLNFLDNLQKRLREMQ, encoded by the coding sequence ATGATGCAACAGTATTTGGATATTAAAAAGCAACATCCCAATACTATTTTGTTTTTTAGATTAGGAGATTTTTACGAAATGTTTTTCGAGGATGCCAAGCTAGCATCCCAGGAACTTGAAATAACGCTCACAGGTCGAGATGCCGGGGAACCTGAGCGAGTTCCCATGTGCGGTGTACCCTTTCATGCTGCGGATAGCTATATCAGTAAATTAATTGAAAAGGGTTATAAAGTTGCGATTTGTGAACAGGTAGAGGACCCAAAGGTAACGAAGGGTATTGTTAAACGAGAAGTGATTCGGGTGATTACCCCGGGTACTCTGATGGACGGCAGTATGCTAAGCGAAAAGGATAACAATTACTTGGTGGCCATCAGTCAGACAAGCTCTAATAATTGTGGAATGGCTGTGGCAGATCTATCTACCGGCTTGTTTCAGGTGACAGAAATGGAAGGCCATTGGTCATTGGAGAGCTTGTTGGATGAGATCCTGCGTTTGACTCCCCGGGAAGTATTACTAACACCGGATTTGAAAAAACACGAAAAGACTGTTCAAGCCTTTAATTTTCTGCCGTCTACAGTATTTACAACCCTAGAAGAAACTCAGCAGGTTTCAGATTACATAGAGTTACTAAATAATCAGTTTGGCCAGAAAGTAAGCGCAGTATATAAAGATAGGCCGGCTGTTTGTATGGCTGCAGGTATTTTATTGCAGTATTTAATTAATACCCAAAAACGACAATTAAATCATATTACCGAGATCACAGCCTATTCCCCCAGGGCTTATATGATGCTGGATGGCATAGCCAGACGCAACTTGGAAATTTCTAAATCCCTCAGAGATGGAGATAAAAGGGGAACTCTTTTGTGGGTGCTTGATGCAACCAAGACCGCCATGGGCGGGCGAATGTTAAAGAATTGGTTAGAGCAACCCCTTATTGATACGTTAAAAATTCAGGAACGCTTAGATGCAGTGGAGGAACTGGTTAATTCCATTCTACTAAGGGAGGAAATTAGCGGTGCTTTAAAACAAATCTATGACCTGGAGCGTCTGGCGGCTCGGGCGGCCTATGGCAGTGCCAATGGCAGGGATATGATTGCCCTGCGAGGGTCCCTGGAGAAGCTACCTTTTATTCATGACGCCCTAGCAGCGGTTAGCAGCACACGGTTAAAGAGGATCTATACAGAGTTTAACACGCTGTCTGATTTACGGAAAGTATTAGACTTGGCCTTGGCTGAAAATCCACCGGTATCCTTAAGGGATGGGGGATTAATAAAAGATGGCTTTGACCAGGAAGTTGACCAGCTTAGAAACGCTGCGAGGGATGGCAAAACTTGGCTGGCGGGCTTGGAAGCCAGGGAAAAAGAGAATACTGGTATTAAGAACCTTAAAGTTGGTTTTAACAAGGTTTTTGGCTATTACCTGGAGGTTACCCGTGCAAATCTAAGTATGGTGCCAGAATACTATCAGCGCCGACAAACCTTGGCCAATGCTGAACGATTTATAACACCAGAGCTGAAGGAATATGAAAGCATGATTCTGGGGGCAGAGGATCGGTTGGTGGAACTAGAATACAACCTATTTGTTGCTATTCGTGCCAAAGTTGCTGCGGAGGTATCCAGCATTCAAAAAACCGCGGCCCTGTTATCAGAGATTGATGCTTTGGTTTCTCTGGCAGAAGTGGCAGTTAGAAATGGTTTTGTTCGTCCTGAGGTAACAGACAACGGCATTATTGAGATCAAAGATGGTCGGCACCCAGTGGTGGAAAATACCCAGGGCCTAGGTGGGTTTGTCCCCAATGATACCTATTTAGACATAAAAGAGGAACGTTTATGTTTAATAACCGGCCCCAATATGGGTGGCAAAAGTACCTATCAGAGACAGGTGGCATTAATTGTCTTAATGGCTCAGGTGGGTAGTTTCGTACCTGCCCAACGTGCCCGGATTGGCATTGTGGATCGAATCTTTGCTCGAGTAGGTGCTTCGGATGATCTAACTTCGGGTCAAAGTACCTTTATGGTGGAAATGTACGAAACCAAGCAAATAATTGACCATGCCACAGCCAAAAGCTTAGTTATTATAGATGAACTTGGCAGGGGAACTTCCAATCTAGAAGGGATGGCCATTGCTCAATCGGTTATTGAATTTTTACATGATGAAGTGGGCTGTCGTACTCTTTTTTCTACCCATTACCATGAGTTGGCTGAACTGGAGGGGCTTTTGAGGGGACTTAAAAACTATGCCACGGCTGTAAAGGAGCAAGGAGATGAAGTGGTTTTCCTGCGTAAGGTGGTTCGGTCAAAGGCCAGCAAAAGCTATGGTGTACATTGTGCCAGACTGGCCGGACTACCCACATCAATTATCAGAAGAGCCAGTGAGTTGGTAATGCAATTGGAATTTCACCAAAGGGCGGCTCAGGAAGTGGTGGCAGGAAAAACACAGATTGCAGCTGCCAGTGAACAATTGGCTATGTTTACACCCCAGGAAGACCAAGTGAAAGAAGAAATTTTGGCCTTAAATCTTACAAATATGACACCGTTAGAGAGTTTGAACTTTTTAGACAATCTACAAAAGAGATTGCGGGAAATGCAATGA
- the mutL gene encoding DNA mismatch repair endonuclease MutL — MSNITILDEATANKIAAGEVVERPVSVVKELVENSLDAGANRISVELTQGGITGIKVVDNGYGMPAEDVQLCFLRHATSKIKRAEDLNSILTLGFRGEALPSIAAVSKVTLTTRTEDELAGTTMQIEGGYMQNVVPTGCPVGTIIEIKDLFFNTPARRKFLKTANAETSQVSDLITRLAMARPDVRFELRSGNRVLFSSPGTGSLKDTAAVIFGLDNVRSMLEIGYQGKLLSVAGLISKPVLTRASRHYQNFFINGRYIRSGFLSSILQQAYDTLIPAGRFPIAILHIDIDPTQVDVNVHPTKMEIRMAREGEIQEELLAALSDSLNVPTAITGLWEIMPGRTKNTATDQRAENLEVKPDSKEKELQPKESQHPRLVACDLPSGKIMPPRHDQEQLHFSSRRIAPVRGKNSLLPDEGSSINREEIPPVVDVKEQQLKENPNTYQPAETLGFPVLVPAGQVPPTYVLAHGEGGLYIIDQHAAHERVLYEKYLYLLGNYVEAQMLLEPLTLEIPHHEAQLIIKHIVDFNELGFILEHFGGDTFLLRGVPTNAITEPKEVFLDLLARLQENPSQKVEKNLVLDHLAAAMACRDAVKSGQHFSAVETKALLDGLARCQKPYTCPHGRPTLIQISQEELKKRFKR; from the coding sequence TTGTCAAACATTACTATATTGGATGAAGCCACGGCTAACAAAATAGCAGCTGGAGAAGTGGTGGAACGTCCGGTTTCTGTTGTTAAAGAATTAGTGGAAAACAGCTTGGATGCCGGTGCCAATAGAATAAGTGTTGAGTTAACACAGGGTGGCATAACTGGCATTAAAGTGGTGGATAATGGCTACGGAATGCCAGCAGAGGATGTTCAGCTTTGCTTTCTGCGCCATGCCACTAGTAAAATAAAAAGGGCAGAGGATTTAAATAGTATTTTAACCTTAGGGTTTCGAGGAGAAGCACTACCCAGTATTGCTGCAGTCTCTAAGGTAACCCTAACCACTCGAACAGAAGATGAACTGGCCGGTACAACCATGCAAATTGAAGGTGGCTATATGCAAAATGTTGTGCCAACGGGGTGTCCCGTTGGCACAATCATTGAGATAAAGGATTTATTTTTTAATACTCCGGCCAGAAGAAAGTTCCTTAAAACAGCCAATGCAGAGACCAGTCAGGTAAGTGATTTAATAACCAGGCTGGCCATGGCTCGTCCAGACGTTCGTTTTGAATTACGCAGCGGTAACAGGGTGCTATTCTCAAGTCCGGGCACCGGGTCGTTAAAAGACACGGCGGCGGTGATCTTTGGGCTGGATAATGTGAGAAGCATGTTGGAGATAGGCTATCAGGGGAAACTGCTTTCAGTAGCTGGACTGATTTCAAAACCTGTTCTAACTAGAGCCTCCCGGCATTATCAAAATTTCTTTATCAATGGACGATATATTCGAAGTGGTTTTCTTTCCTCTATATTACAGCAGGCCTACGATACCTTGATTCCCGCGGGGCGTTTTCCCATTGCCATATTACACATAGATATTGATCCTACCCAGGTTGATGTCAATGTACATCCTACCAAAATGGAGATTCGTATGGCAAGGGAAGGGGAGATTCAGGAAGAGTTGTTGGCAGCCCTCAGTGACTCCCTCAATGTACCGACAGCTATTACCGGGTTATGGGAAATCATGCCCGGCAGGACAAAGAACACAGCAACGGATCAAAGGGCAGAAAATCTGGAGGTTAAACCGGATAGTAAGGAAAAGGAACTTCAACCAAAAGAGTCCCAGCATCCAAGATTGGTTGCCTGTGATTTACCCAGCGGCAAAATAATGCCCCCCCGGCATGACCAGGAACAGCTTCATTTTTCTTCCCGAAGGATTGCTCCTGTCAGGGGAAAAAATAGCCTTCTACCCGATGAAGGAAGTTCTATCAATAGAGAAGAGATCCCTCCGGTAGTGGATGTTAAAGAACAGCAATTGAAAGAAAACCCGAACACTTACCAACCCGCAGAGACACTGGGTTTTCCTGTCTTAGTACCCGCTGGTCAGGTACCGCCAACCTATGTTTTAGCCCACGGAGAAGGTGGCTTGTATATCATTGATCAGCATGCGGCACATGAACGGGTGCTTTACGAGAAATATCTTTATCTTTTAGGCAATTATGTAGAAGCGCAAATGCTTCTGGAACCCCTGACCCTTGAAATTCCCCATCATGAGGCTCAATTGATTATCAAGCATATTGTGGACTTTAATGAACTTGGCTTTATACTGGAGCACTTTGGTGGAGATACTTTTTTGTTGAGGGGTGTTCCCACAAACGCTATAACAGAACCCAAAGAGGTATTTTTGGACTTGTTGGCAAGATTGCAAGAAAATCCTTCCCAAAAAGTCGAAAAGAATCTGGTTTTGGATCATCTGGCAGCAGCCATGGCCTGTCGGGATGCGGTTAAGTCCGGACAGCACTTTAGTGCTGTCGAAACGAAAGCGTTGCTGGATGGCTTGGCGAGGTGTCAAAAGCCCTATACTTGTCCCCATGGTAGACCAACTTTGATTCAGATTAGTCAAGAGGAGTTGAAGAAAAGGTTCAAACGATGA
- a CDS encoding histone deacetylase codes for MSKKTGVIFFPAFDWAISPTHPEREERLLYTRDQMFEEGILDLPEIQQYAPRMASKHDIARVHFCVPNVEEQVLDAHRIAAGAAIDLGDRVMAGEIANGFALVRPPGHHAMRVVHGNRGFCNINNEAVLVEYLRKTYGVKKIAIVDTDVHHGDGTQDIFYHDPDVLFISFHQDGRTIYPGTGFTYELGGPGAYASTINIPLPPGVTDSGLHYVMDHLILPILKDFQPDFVVNSAGQDNHFTDPLGRMKITAQGYARLTEKLKPNLAVLEGGYAIETALPYVNLAILLALAGKDYTSVVEPEYNPAKFKESPKVTSEIGRVVEELQEIWAKRHQFDKYTLAKGTGFYQRTKPIFYDTHYIEEKQIEKVRVCDQCSGFISLDSQAYHPNGKHYRICAISIPFQSCKSCQAEAWESYEQAKGDPHFDYIYLQDKSTDTFMIYQRLGNREIRSDG; via the coding sequence ATGAGCAAAAAAACCGGCGTTATCTTTTTTCCTGCCTTCGATTGGGCAATTTCGCCAACGCACCCCGAACGGGAGGAGCGCCTCCTTTATACCAGGGATCAAATGTTTGAAGAGGGTATTTTAGATCTGCCGGAAATCCAGCAATATGCTCCACGCATGGCTTCAAAACATGACATCGCCCGGGTTCATTTCTGTGTGCCCAATGTAGAGGAGCAAGTTTTAGATGCACATCGGATTGCAGCCGGAGCGGCCATTGACTTAGGCGATAGAGTGATGGCTGGGGAAATTGCCAATGGGTTTGCCCTAGTGCGACCCCCAGGACACCATGCCATGCGGGTTGTTCACGGAAATCGGGGATTTTGCAATATTAATAATGAAGCTGTTCTCGTCGAATATCTTAGAAAAACCTACGGGGTTAAAAAAATCGCCATTGTGGATACGGATGTTCATCACGGAGACGGTACCCAGGATATTTTTTACCATGATCCCGATGTGCTTTTTATTTCCTTTCATCAAGATGGTCGCACCATTTATCCGGGCACTGGTTTTACCTATGAGTTAGGGGGTCCTGGCGCATACGCATCTACCATCAACATACCCCTACCACCCGGTGTAACGGATTCCGGTCTGCACTATGTGATGGATCATCTGATACTTCCTATCTTGAAGGATTTCCAACCGGATTTTGTTGTCAATTCGGCAGGACAGGATAATCACTTCACTGATCCTCTGGGACGAATGAAAATCACTGCCCAGGGGTACGCAAGGTTAACGGAAAAATTAAAACCAAATCTTGCAGTCCTCGAAGGGGGTTATGCCATTGAAACGGCGTTGCCCTATGTAAATCTAGCAATCCTGCTGGCCCTGGCAGGGAAGGATTATACGTCTGTAGTTGAGCCGGAATATAACCCTGCCAAATTTAAAGAAAGCCCTAAGGTGACCTCGGAAATTGGTCGTGTCGTAGAGGAACTGCAAGAAATTTGGGCTAAACGTCACCAGTTTGATAAATACACCCTAGCTAAGGGAACTGGTTTTTATCAGAGAACAAAGCCCATTTTTTACGATACACATTATATAGAAGAAAAACAAATTGAAAAGGTTCGGGTCTGTGATCAGTGCTCTGGGTTTATTAGTTTAGATTCGCAGGCATACCATCCCAATGGTAAGCACTATAGGATTTGTGCCATCAGCATCCCCTTCCAGTCATGCAAATCATGTCAGGCAGAGGCGTGGGAAAGTTATGAGCAGGCCAAAGGGGACCCTCACTTTGATTACATTTATCTGCAAGATAAATCTACTGATACCTTTATGATTTATCAACGGCTGGGCAACAGAGAAATACGCTCAGACGGTTAG
- a CDS encoding YlbF family regulator gives MSNVVLERALELGKLIAQSEEYKTMRAKEAAMMADVDALALIEKFQQLQQSHQMYRMQGKELTDEQLNDAHAMEDQMMGNNLIREFAEIQEKFQKFLNQVNDQISEGIEGPKEPQGCSSCGTFS, from the coding sequence ATGAGTAATGTGGTTTTAGAGAGAGCTTTAGAATTGGGTAAACTCATTGCCCAGTCTGAGGAATACAAAACCATGCGGGCAAAAGAAGCTGCTATGATGGCAGATGTTGACGCATTGGCATTAATTGAAAAATTTCAGCAACTTCAACAATCTCATCAAATGTATCGTATGCAGGGGAAAGAACTAACAGATGAGCAGTTAAATGATGCCCACGCCATGGAAGATCAGATGATGGGTAATAACTTGATTCGTGAATTTGCAGAAATTCAGGAGAAATTTCAAAAATTCCTAAATCAAGTTAATGATCAAATCAGTGAGGGAATTGAAGGCCCTAAAGAGCCCCAGGGTTGTTCGAGCTGCGGCACCTTCAGTTGA
- a CDS encoding hydantoinase/oxoprolinase family protein, with protein sequence MLIGIDVGGTCTDAVLLDGGAVCATAKVETQDDLLISLGDALDNLLKGIPSHKIERVVFSTTLVTNLIAEKKYDPVGVVIMPGPGRTFSDLRDQDDVFCLNGAIDYRGREIIPLQPSQMEEVLAWLEAKGYNKVAVIGKFSTRNNSHEVKVADFINKHHPDWQVEMGHRAGGKLNFPRRIANTVLTCATRQKYRYFTKAVRDAMARRNITATVFILKADGGTLPLSASEEVPVETIFSGPAASTLGVQALTPPGETSLVVDIGGTTTDLALVLSGNPLLASKGAKIGERYTQVRALAVHSVPVGGDSVVERVGKEFIIYSERMGPAYCLGGPMPTPTDALRVMGISQIGDEDRAHEAMTILGAPLGMGVREVAQAIVNLVIDMVVVEIERMYMEWEQEPAYRVWEVIQKCKVRPQNVVGVGGGAAGFVPQIAARLGCTPILPPHAPVANAIGAAVARPTLQVNLMADTERQIYIVEEEGYQGQLAGKLDELSAVELTKSWLLKRAEKMNLRSYVDEIEIINQDVFNVVRDWQTTGRLFHISVQTPRGILAHIGTGGRFLP encoded by the coding sequence ATGTTGATCGGTATAGATGTTGGCGGCACATGCACCGATGCTGTGTTGCTGGATGGCGGTGCTGTTTGTGCAACTGCCAAGGTGGAAACCCAGGATGACTTATTAATTTCCCTGGGAGATGCACTGGATAACCTGCTAAAGGGAATACCCAGTCATAAGATAGAAAGAGTTGTCTTTAGTACAACTCTGGTTACAAATTTAATTGCAGAAAAGAAATATGACCCGGTTGGGGTCGTCATAATGCCTGGGCCCGGCAGAACTTTTTCAGACTTACGGGATCAGGACGATGTGTTTTGTTTAAATGGGGCCATTGATTATCGCGGAAGAGAGATCATACCATTGCAACCTTCCCAAATGGAGGAGGTTCTTGCCTGGTTGGAAGCCAAGGGTTATAACAAGGTGGCTGTGATCGGAAAGTTTTCCACTAGAAACAATAGCCACGAAGTAAAGGTCGCTGACTTCATAAACAAACATCATCCAGACTGGCAGGTAGAAATGGGACATAGGGCTGGGGGAAAACTAAACTTTCCTCGGCGCATAGCCAATACGGTTCTAACCTGTGCAACCCGCCAGAAGTATCGTTATTTTACTAAGGCTGTAAGGGATGCTATGGCGCGTAGAAATATAACGGCAACTGTTTTTATCTTAAAAGCGGATGGGGGAACACTACCTCTTAGCGCTTCGGAAGAAGTTCCGGTAGAAACCATTTTTTCCGGACCTGCTGCCAGTACCCTAGGCGTACAAGCCTTAACACCGCCGGGGGAAACCTCTTTGGTGGTGGATATTGGAGGGACCACCACGGATTTAGCTTTAGTTTTATCAGGTAATCCTTTGTTGGCTTCCAAGGGGGCAAAGATCGGAGAACGTTATACACAGGTCAGAGCTTTAGCAGTGCATTCAGTTCCAGTGGGTGGGGATAGCGTTGTAGAAAGGGTAGGAAAAGAGTTTATTATTTACTCAGAAAGAATGGGTCCTGCCTATTGCTTGGGGGGGCCCATGCCTACACCAACGGATGCCTTACGGGTCATGGGAATTAGCCAAATTGGTGATGAGGATAGAGCCCACGAGGCAATGACTATCCTGGGAGCTCCCTTGGGCATGGGTGTCAGGGAAGTTGCCCAGGCCATTGTAAATTTGGTTATTGACATGGTGGTTGTTGAAATAGAGCGAATGTATATGGAGTGGGAGCAAGAACCGGCTTACCGTGTATGGGAGGTTATACAAAAGTGCAAAGTGCGCCCGCAAAATGTTGTGGGGGTAGGGGGAGGAGCCGCTGGTTTTGTTCCTCAAATCGCTGCAAGATTAGGATGTACCCCTATATTGCCTCCCCATGCCCCGGTGGCCAATGCCATCGGAGCAGCGGTTGCCCGGCCTACCTTACAAGTAAATCTAATGGCCGATACAGAGCGGCAGATTTACATTGTGGAGGAGGAGGGGTACCAGGGCCAATTAGCCGGCAAACTGGATGAACTCTCTGCCGTTGAACTGACAAAATCCTGGTTGTTAAAACGGGCTGAGAAAATGAATTTGCGTAGTTATGTTGATGAAATAGAAATAATCAATCAGGATGTTTTTAATGTGGTTCGAGATTGGCAAACCACTGGCAGATTATTTCACATTTCGGTGCAAACACCCAGGGGGATTCTGGCTCATATCGGAACCGGGGGGAGGTTTTTACCATGA
- a CDS encoding 3-hydroxyacyl-CoA dehydrogenase family protein, which translates to MLTYGYKFKKGEIIVAIKKMGVLGAGTMGAGIAQVGAQSGLQVVLVDIEQKYVDKALAGMMKNWEKSVTKGKITDQDKASYLQNIKLSTNNNDFKDCDLVIEVVVENLDVKKKVFKELNEICAPNTVIASNTSGFSITEIGAASGRPDRVVGMHFFNPVPVMKLVELIPGVETSQETVELAIEACKIIGKTAIKANEAPGFIVNRILVPYLNDAAHTYQEGVASVEEIDEAMKLGANMPIGPLALCDLIGIDVLLMVIEYFYKEFGDPKFRPSQALKQKVRAGHLGVKTGRGFYDYSKS; encoded by the coding sequence ATGCTCACCTATGGATATAAGTTTAAAAAAGGGGAGATTATTGTGGCCATTAAAAAGATGGGGGTATTGGGTGCTGGCACCATGGGAGCGGGGATTGCCCAAGTAGGTGCTCAGTCAGGGTTACAGGTTGTACTGGTAGATATTGAACAAAAATATGTAGATAAGGCACTGGCAGGTATGATGAAGAATTGGGAAAAGAGTGTGACCAAGGGGAAAATCACTGATCAGGATAAGGCCAGTTACCTTCAAAACATAAAATTAAGCACCAATAATAATGATTTCAAAGATTGTGACCTAGTGATTGAAGTGGTAGTTGAAAACCTAGACGTAAAGAAAAAGGTTTTCAAGGAATTAAATGAAATATGTGCACCCAACACAGTTATTGCTTCGAATACTTCAGGCTTTAGTATTACCGAAATCGGGGCAGCCAGTGGTAGACCGGATAGGGTTGTGGGAATGCACTTTTTTAACCCGGTACCCGTTATGAAACTGGTGGAGTTAATTCCCGGCGTTGAAACTAGCCAGGAAACAGTAGAATTAGCTATAGAAGCATGTAAAATAATTGGTAAAACTGCTATAAAGGCCAATGAAGCACCAGGTTTTATCGTAAACCGCATATTAGTTCCTTACCTAAATGACGCTGCCCACACTTACCAGGAAGGTGTGGCTTCTGTGGAGGAAATTGACGAAGCCATGAAACTAGGTGCCAACATGCCTATAGGACCGCTGGCCTTGTGTGATTTGATAGGTATTGATGTACTATTAATGGTAATTGAGTATTTCTACAAGGAATTCGGCGATCCTAAGTTCCGTCCCTCTCAGGCCCTTAAACAAAAGGTCCGAGCAGGACATCTTGGTGTCAAGACCGGCAGGGGATTTTACGATTATTCTAAAAGTTAG
- the miaB gene encoding tRNA (N6-isopentenyl adenosine(37)-C2)-methylthiotransferase MiaB, with translation MAEKHQDKMTNAMNNSKLYLIQSFGCQMNERDAESLAGMLEDLGYCPTSAQEEADIILLNTCCVRETAESKVFGLLGRLRKLKVAKPDLILGVCGCMSQQEDAAKRIRRSFPFVDLIFGTHNIHELPRMIHQVQENHEAVLEVWATEKGITESIPVKRKDKLKAWVTIMYGCNNFCTYCIVPYVRGRERSRQPEDIIDEIKELVQEGYKEVTLLGQNVNSYGKDFKNNYRFADLLMAIDDITGLERVRFMTSHPRDFDQRLIEVVASAKKVCEHYHLPAQAGSNRVLKMMNRGYTREHYLELIRKIKERVPNASITADLMVGFPGETEEDFQETLDLVKQVRYDSAFTFVYNIRSGTPAAKLEQVSEEVKSERIQRLIELQNLISLENNQREEGRVLEVLVEGETKTNPDLLAGRTRTNKLVVFQGSGHLPGQLVQIRITKGRPNLLEGEVVPNGT, from the coding sequence ATGGCTGAAAAGCACCAAGATAAAATGACAAATGCAATGAATAATTCTAAACTGTACCTTATTCAATCCTTTGGTTGCCAAATGAACGAAAGGGACGCAGAATCCCTAGCTGGTATGCTGGAGGATTTGGGTTATTGTCCTACGAGTGCTCAAGAAGAAGCAGATATTATTTTGTTAAATACCTGTTGTGTCCGGGAGACAGCTGAGAGCAAAGTCTTTGGTCTACTGGGACGTCTGAGAAAACTGAAGGTGGCGAAACCAGATCTGATTTTAGGTGTTTGTGGTTGTATGTCCCAACAGGAAGATGCGGCCAAGCGCATTAGACGTAGTTTTCCCTTCGTTGATTTGATTTTTGGCACCCATAATATTCATGAATTGCCTCGCATGATTCATCAAGTACAGGAAAACCATGAGGCAGTGCTGGAAGTTTGGGCCACTGAAAAAGGAATCACGGAAAGCATTCCAGTAAAACGTAAGGATAAACTAAAGGCTTGGGTAACCATCATGTACGGGTGTAATAACTTCTGCACCTACTGCATTGTGCCCTATGTCAGAGGCAGAGAGCGCAGTCGCCAACCCGAAGATATTATTGATGAGATAAAGGAATTAGTTCAGGAAGGCTATAAAGAAGTGACCTTGCTTGGGCAAAATGTAAATTCCTACGGCAAAGATTTTAAGAATAATTACCGTTTTGCAGATCTTCTGATGGCTATTGATGATATTACGGGACTGGAGCGTGTAAGGTTTATGACCTCGCACCCCAGAGACTTTGATCAGAGGCTTATAGAAGTGGTGGCATCCGCAAAAAAGGTTTGTGAACATTACCATCTTCCTGCACAGGCTGGTAGTAATCGAGTATTAAAAATGATGAACCGTGGTTACACCAGGGAACATTATTTGGAGTTAATTAGAAAGATCAAAGAGAGGGTTCCCAATGCCAGTATTACTGCAGATCTAATGGTTGGGTTCCCGGGAGAAACTGAGGAAGATTTTCAGGAGACCCTTGATTTAGTGAAGCAGGTTCGGTATGATAGTGCCTTCACCTTTGTATACAATATTCGTTCCGGAACTCCGGCGGCCAAGCTGGAACAAGTTTCGGAGGAGGTCAAGAGTGAACGTATACAAAGGTTAATTGAACTACAAAACCTTATTTCTCTTGAAAATAACCAACGGGAAGAGGGCAGGGTCTTAGAAGTCCTGGTAGAGGGAGAGACCAAAACCAACCCGGATCTGTTGGCGGGACGTACCAGAACAAACAAACTTGTTGTTTTTCAAGGGTCTGGTCACTTGCCAGGGCAACTGGTGCAGATTAGAATCACAAAGGGACGTCCAAATTTGTTAGAGGGAGAAGTGGTACCCAATGGTACCTAG